From Desulfonatronum thiosulfatophilum, a single genomic window includes:
- a CDS encoding DUF1207 domain-containing protein, producing the protein MKRPFRTISMAVVIAMGMLLLASVHAISAADSGAYAEVRSTIHGNGYQSRVQELPDETFNISREGNSWDIQKVDGNRIGLFSVLEPDEVFPHDLAAGFGFESSFLSNTENFSQFERFFIHNPPFTNAYQSDPFKQRMKPSPEGIGSFISYDLFHGLRIFGGGGRWFQHEPTPVKPWFVRSGLEFEMPKAWLDVGLRPIGSINIRNFKDDEWYMDVSMRAGFQIENSLLLNHRLLFLIEYFFGRSPDGEFYIRDVESIGIRLNYFYD; encoded by the coding sequence ATGAAAAGGCCCTTCCGCACGATATCCATGGCTGTGGTCATTGCCATGGGGATGCTGTTGCTTGCATCGGTGCACGCCATATCGGCGGCCGATTCAGGCGCCTACGCGGAAGTGCGTTCGACAATTCACGGGAACGGTTACCAGAGCCGAGTTCAAGAACTGCCGGATGAGACATTCAACATCTCAAGAGAAGGAAATTCCTGGGACATTCAAAAAGTGGACGGCAACCGGATCGGCCTCTTTTCCGTCCTTGAACCTGATGAAGTATTTCCCCATGATCTCGCGGCTGGTTTTGGATTCGAATCCTCCTTCCTGTCCAACACTGAGAATTTTTCCCAGTTTGAGCGTTTTTTTATCCATAATCCGCCATTTACTAATGCATATCAATCAGACCCCTTCAAGCAACGGATGAAACCGAGCCCGGAAGGGATCGGCTCCTTTATCTCCTATGACCTGTTCCATGGATTGCGCATTTTTGGAGGCGGAGGCCGTTGGTTCCAGCATGAGCCTACCCCTGTCAAGCCGTGGTTCGTCCGATCAGGGCTGGAATTTGAAATGCCCAAAGCGTGGCTTGACGTCGGGCTTCGGCCCATCGGCTCCATCAACATCCGCAATTTCAAAGACGATGAATGGTACATGGATGTCTCCATGCGGGCCGGATTCCAAATTGAAAACTCGCTGCTCCTGAACCACAGGCTTCTTTTTTTGATCGAATATTTTTTCGGCCGATCACCGGATGGAGAGTTTTATATCCGGGATGTCGAATCCATTGGCATCAGGCTCAATTATTTCTATGATTAG
- a CDS encoding HPF/RaiA family ribosome-associated protein, producing MIIQVNTDKHIEGREKLSAEVQNTVEESLAKHRDHVTRVEVHLSDENSLVRGGDNDKRCMMEARLKGRNPIAVTHKAGTLTMAVEGAANKLETSLGNILGKLKNHQNPAVREMKTAMPATPDEMAEMESATEIEREMEMKDEPDQDSKC from the coding sequence ATGATCATTCAAGTAAACACTGACAAGCATATCGAAGGTCGTGAGAAGCTGTCCGCCGAAGTTCAGAATACCGTGGAAGAAAGCTTGGCCAAGCACCGCGACCATGTCACTCGCGTGGAAGTCCATCTCAGTGACGAAAACAGCCTCGTTCGCGGCGGCGACAACGACAAGCGCTGCATGATGGAAGCCCGCCTCAAGGGCCGCAACCCCATCGCTGTGACGCACAAGGCCGGGACATTGACCATGGCCGTGGAAGGAGCGGCAAACAAGCTGGAAACATCCCTCGGCAATATCCTGGGGAAGCTGAAGAACCATCAGAATCCGGCCGTACGGGAGATGAAAACCGCCATGCCCGCCACCCCTGACGAAATGGCTGAGATGGAAAGTGCAACGGAAATCGAGCGAGAGATGGAAATGAAGGATGAACCGGATCAGGATTCCAAATGCTGA
- a CDS encoding adenylosuccinate synthase — protein sequence MSNVVIVGTQWGDEGKGKIVDLLTERAELIVRFQGGNNAGHTLVVGGETFILHLIPSGILHSGKVCLIGNGVVLDPEVFCRELDALAARGIDVGSKRLAISPKTHVIMPYHRLLDKVREEKRTGEKIGTTGRGIGPCYEDKVARIGIRAGDFAKPDLLRSKIIEALAEKNALFTNYFGAEAMDGDSVFNEVMEHGARLVEYLGDVSERIALAVKSGQNILFEGAQGTHLDIDHGTYPFVTSSNTVSGNAAAGAGCSPRDLGTVLGIVKAYTTRVGSGPFPTELFDAVGERLQHQGGEFGATTGRKRRCGWLDLPLLRESVRLNGVHEVVLTKLDVLSGLDRIQICTGYDHNGKTLLYPPQGEGLMAEVQPRYEEVEGWQEDISAAVSWEDLPVAAQIYIQRIELELGVPVSIISVGPDRRQTIERRG from the coding sequence ATGTCAAATGTGGTAATCGTCGGCACCCAGTGGGGTGATGAGGGCAAGGGCAAGATCGTTGATCTGTTGACGGAGCGCGCGGAACTGATCGTACGCTTTCAAGGCGGGAACAATGCCGGTCATACCTTGGTCGTGGGCGGGGAAACATTCATCCTGCACTTGATCCCCTCTGGTATTCTGCATTCCGGCAAGGTCTGTCTGATCGGCAATGGCGTGGTCCTGGACCCGGAAGTTTTTTGCCGTGAACTGGACGCCTTGGCCGCACGCGGCATTGATGTCGGTTCGAAACGCCTGGCGATCAGCCCCAAGACCCACGTGATCATGCCGTACCACCGCCTTCTGGACAAAGTACGGGAAGAAAAGCGTACCGGCGAGAAAATCGGCACCACCGGCAGGGGCATCGGTCCCTGCTATGAAGACAAGGTCGCGCGGATCGGCATCAGAGCCGGAGACTTTGCAAAGCCGGACCTGCTGCGATCCAAGATCATCGAAGCCCTGGCGGAAAAGAATGCGCTGTTCACGAACTACTTCGGCGCTGAAGCCATGGATGGGGATTCTGTTTTCAACGAAGTCATGGAGCATGGGGCGCGGCTGGTCGAGTACCTCGGCGACGTGTCGGAACGCATTGCCCTGGCCGTCAAGTCCGGGCAAAATATCCTGTTCGAGGGCGCTCAGGGAACGCACCTGGATATTGATCACGGCACCTATCCCTTTGTGACATCCTCCAACACCGTCTCCGGCAATGCCGCTGCCGGGGCGGGATGTTCCCCGAGGGACCTGGGCACGGTGCTGGGGATCGTCAAGGCGTATACCACCAGGGTCGGTTCCGGACCGTTTCCAACGGAACTGTTCGATGCGGTGGGCGAGCGCCTGCAGCACCAGGGCGGCGAGTTCGGCGCGACCACGGGCCGCAAGCGACGCTGCGGGTGGCTGGATCTGCCGCTGCTCCGGGAATCCGTCCGCCTCAACGGCGTGCATGAAGTCGTCCTGACCAAGCTGGACGTCCTCAGCGGCCTGGACCGGATCCAGATCTGCACCGGGTACGATCACAACGGTAAAACTCTGCTCTATCCTCCCCAGGGCGAAGGTCTGATGGCCGAGGTTCAGCCCCGGTATGAAGAAGTGGAGGGCTGGCAGGAAGACATCAGCGCAGCCGTTTCCTGGGAGGATCTGCCCGTTGCGGCCCAGATCTACATTCAGCGGATCGAGCTGGAACTGGGCGTGCCCGTATCCATTATTTCCGTGGGGCCGGACCGCAGGCAGACCATTGAACGCAGAGGCTGA
- a CDS encoding transglycosylase SLT domain-containing protein, whose product MKNIVSTLPGPRARLLIFLLVFVQLILVNNMLWNARPPGLIAPVIRVLAPESELVHSQISPYGPGLERELVELFAEQAGMHPVWIHMDSAGAAWDELSRHRADLLVGAGYAPPRHLLDVLVAPVSAGPTYARHSVGVVHQRNNQGSPDLSDLCAEQLLLPENTLLRQTYARLLDDLACTTPALFTNEGSLPVQFAAMVESDARYTLVDTGRFTLWEPFYADLQLADSLDASLEYRWFWRGDHAGPAKHLERFWKTMITDSELTRIQDKYLGFLPDRSDHFALRHFLETLQRELPRYSKTILKAAERHEIDPLLLIALIYHESMFDASAVSRTGVRGIMQITQATAQALGLDDPMNPTGSIMAGAAYLRQLWDRLDRPDIAEWDRWFLALSAYNQGLGHTWDAMRLAGEFGLVETSWNDVKTVFPLLSQQEYFSRARHGYTRGFEAVAHVEAIRYYYYILHGLFVLERPEGKHLGRLGFAPFLS is encoded by the coding sequence ATGAAAAACATCGTTTCGACTCTTCCCGGCCCGCGCGCCCGCCTGCTCATTTTTTTACTGGTGTTTGTTCAGCTCATCCTGGTGAACAACATGCTCTGGAATGCCCGTCCCCCGGGATTGATCGCTCCTGTAATCAGGGTCCTGGCGCCGGAATCGGAATTGGTGCATTCCCAAATCTCTCCTTACGGACCGGGCCTGGAACGAGAGCTGGTGGAATTGTTCGCGGAGCAGGCCGGAATGCACCCTGTCTGGATCCACATGGACAGCGCCGGCGCAGCCTGGGATGAGCTGAGCCGCCACCGGGCCGATCTCTTGGTGGGCGCCGGCTATGCCCCCCCGCGCCACCTTTTGGATGTCCTGGTGGCTCCTGTATCCGCCGGCCCCACCTACGCCCGCCATTCCGTGGGCGTGGTTCATCAACGAAACAACCAGGGCTCACCGGACCTCTCCGACCTGTGCGCGGAGCAGCTGCTCCTGCCGGAGAACACCCTGCTCCGGCAAACATACGCCCGACTATTGGACGACCTCGCGTGCACGACGCCGGCCCTATTCACGAATGAAGGATCATTGCCGGTCCAGTTCGCTGCCATGGTGGAATCCGATGCCCGCTATACCCTCGTGGATACCGGTCGCTTTACGCTCTGGGAGCCGTTCTACGCGGACCTGCAGCTCGCCGACAGTCTGGATGCCTCACTGGAATACCGCTGGTTCTGGCGCGGGGATCATGCCGGACCCGCGAAACATCTGGAACGGTTCTGGAAAACAATGATTACGGACAGCGAGCTGACCAGGATTCAGGACAAGTACCTCGGATTCCTTCCGGACAGGAGCGATCACTTTGCCCTGCGCCATTTTCTGGAGACCTTGCAGCGCGAACTCCCACGCTACAGCAAAACCATCCTTAAAGCGGCCGAGCGCCATGAAATCGACCCGTTGCTGCTCATTGCCCTGATCTATCACGAATCCATGTTCGATGCCTCGGCGGTCAGCCGGACCGGTGTACGCGGGATCATGCAGATCACCCAGGCCACGGCCCAAGCCCTCGGCCTGGACGATCCCATGAATCCCACCGGGAGCATCATGGCGGGAGCAGCCTATCTGCGCCAGCTATGGGATCGTTTGGACAGGCCGGACATAGCGGAATGGGACCGCTGGTTTCTGGCCTTATCAGCCTACAACCAGGGACTGGGGCATACCTGGGACGCCATGCGCTTGGCCGGAGAATTCGGATTGGTGGAAACGAGCTGGAACGACGTGAAAACCGTTTTTCCCCTGCTCAGCCAACAGGAATACTTCAGCAGGGCCCGCCACGGTTATACCAGGGGATTCGAGGCCGTGGCCCATGTCGAGGCGATCCGATACTACTACTACATCCTGCACGGCCTATTCGTCCTTGAGCGCCCTGAAGGGAAGCACCTTGGCCGGCTTGGATTCGCGCCCTTTCTGTCCTGA
- a CDS encoding IMP cyclohydrolase → MQDLKNIYRTLSSDPFPKTMTIRLGDQELLFHKRSWHIDGEDRGLRYGENPDQPAALYALAEGTLELDGIKFRDAGDGLVSAVTEEHMLQSGKHPGKINLTDVDNGINILQYLHAKPAAVILKHNNPCGAAWNEQGLETALKNAYWSDRIAAFGGTVVVNRTVDIACAAFLGESYFEVVAAPEYDPQALELLKKRKNLRILRLAGLARLEEFAGKPFLDIKSLADGGMIVQFSFTNRIRTPQDFLPAKAEKDNVLFQARTPNPREMDDLLFAWAVEAGVTSNSVLFVRDGATVAVGTGEQDRVGCVQLTIHKAYTKYADWLCFTEQGISLYELQAKAESDDQARTALDDIQSRTQLAKGGLPGSVLVSDGFFPFRDGVDLAVAQGVMAIAQPGGSIRDHEIIEAVNQAEPQVAMVFTGQRSFRH, encoded by the coding sequence ATGCAGGATTTGAAAAATATCTACCGGACCCTGTCCTCGGATCCCTTTCCGAAGACCATGACCATTCGCCTGGGGGACCAGGAACTGCTTTTTCACAAGCGTTCCTGGCACATCGACGGCGAGGACCGCGGCCTGCGTTACGGCGAAAACCCGGATCAGCCCGCGGCCCTCTACGCTCTTGCCGAAGGAACTTTGGAACTGGACGGAATTAAATTTCGCGACGCAGGCGACGGGCTGGTCTCCGCCGTTACCGAGGAGCACATGCTCCAGTCCGGCAAACACCCGGGAAAGATCAACCTCACGGACGTGGACAACGGAATCAACATTCTGCAGTACCTGCACGCCAAGCCTGCGGCCGTGATCCTCAAGCACAACAATCCCTGCGGCGCCGCGTGGAATGAGCAGGGGCTGGAAACCGCCCTCAAGAACGCTTACTGGAGCGACCGCATCGCCGCCTTCGGCGGTACCGTTGTCGTCAACCGGACCGTAGACATCGCCTGTGCCGCCTTTCTCGGGGAGTCCTACTTTGAAGTCGTGGCCGCGCCGGAATACGATCCCCAGGCCCTGGAACTCCTCAAAAAGCGCAAGAACCTGCGTATCCTCCGCCTAGCGGGGCTGGCCCGTCTCGAGGAATTCGCCGGGAAACCGTTTCTGGACATCAAGTCCCTGGCCGACGGGGGCATGATCGTCCAGTTTTCCTTTACCAACCGGATTCGAACCCCCCAGGACTTCCTGCCGGCCAAAGCCGAAAAGGACAATGTTCTGTTCCAGGCCAGGACGCCGAACCCCAGGGAAATGGACGATCTGCTCTTTGCCTGGGCCGTGGAAGCCGGGGTCACGTCAAATTCCGTTCTTTTCGTGCGTGATGGAGCTACCGTTGCCGTAGGAACCGGCGAGCAGGACCGGGTCGGATGCGTCCAGCTGACCATTCACAAGGCCTACACCAAATACGCCGACTGGCTCTGCTTTACCGAACAGGGCATCTCCCTTTACGAGTTGCAGGCCAAGGCCGAATCCGACGACCAGGCCCGCACCGCGCTGGATGACATTCAATCCCGGACCCAACTGGCCAAGGGCGGGCTGCCCGGATCGGTTCTGGTTTCCGACGGCTTTTTCCCCTTTCGTGACGGCGTGGATCTGGCCGTAGCCCAGGGCGTCATGGCCATTGCCCAGCCCGGCGGCTCGATCCGGGACCATGAAATCATCGAGGCGGTCAACCAAGCCGAGCCCCAGGTGGCCATGGTCTTCACCGGCCAGCGGTCCTTCCGGCATTAG
- a CDS encoding ribonuclease catalytic domain-containing protein has product MIKPQVPPGPGTIVEYLQDNQVHLAVVIEEQSGRVRLFTQRGREMVLPAARLLPWHGPKYPHPATRSEMEERLACHLEQRTELAGTIEVMDIWNLAQGEMTSAPLEWFAELIWDSPNHDQLSAMGRVLLDAKTHFKFQPPSFLIYPEQTVQARLAEQEAAREHQELVVAGQDFFNQLWKTGNTDGCPPEPAAGRLKDLLLRRISNPEDASQDELWRNLIKKLPEHPQQALILAQAWGLVPPHHNHLLDQAGYEWQDAWARDHDLEIRNLSDAVRARTGSFEPLRLFSVDSETTQDIDDAFALERTADGGFHLTLAIACPALEWPWGSELDAAIAQRASSLYLPEGVCHMLPEELGIGLFSLRENEPRPALLLEFELDSEARVKSLQPRMGWVQVWSNTHYDQVEQDILEGREPFAAAHVLAAMLRDRRIRQGAVVFDQPDPQLKLTGEDANLQVLLESKDPAHKAQLLVSEFMVLANAELARWACANDLPLLFRTQNVALPPGTGGHYTRPEDMYRMARMLANATLQTKPVLHASLGVQAYASVTSPLRRYVDFLNLGQVAAWLQSGSGRLGKADLEAGLPMWRSRLEAVGRVQRYRMRYWKLEYLRLQGPQKFWSAVLVDETPTQAVFSLPAEQVMVRAPKRLLGDKFCIGGSYLLRLSRVDPLLNEIKVVEVIEDQSIEKE; this is encoded by the coding sequence TTGATCAAGCCCCAGGTCCCACCAGGACCAGGTACCATCGTCGAATACCTCCAGGACAACCAGGTCCACCTGGCCGTGGTGATTGAGGAACAGAGCGGCCGAGTCCGGCTGTTTACCCAGCGCGGCCGGGAAATGGTCCTCCCCGCTGCCCGGCTGCTGCCCTGGCACGGCCCGAAATACCCCCACCCCGCCACCCGAAGCGAGATGGAAGAGCGCCTGGCTTGCCATCTGGAACAGCGGACTGAACTGGCCGGGACCATTGAGGTGATGGATATCTGGAATCTGGCCCAGGGTGAAATGACCTCCGCCCCCCTGGAGTGGTTCGCGGAGCTGATCTGGGACAGTCCGAATCATGACCAGCTTTCCGCCATGGGTCGTGTCCTGCTGGACGCCAAGACGCATTTCAAGTTTCAGCCCCCCTCCTTCCTGATCTACCCGGAACAGACCGTGCAAGCCCGGCTGGCCGAGCAGGAGGCCGCCCGTGAACACCAGGAACTGGTCGTGGCCGGCCAGGACTTTTTCAATCAGCTCTGGAAAACGGGCAATACGGACGGCTGCCCGCCGGAACCCGCCGCCGGAAGGCTGAAAGACCTGCTCCTGCGACGGATTTCGAATCCCGAAGATGCCTCTCAGGACGAGCTCTGGCGCAACCTGATTAAGAAGCTGCCGGAACATCCGCAGCAGGCCTTGATCCTGGCCCAGGCCTGGGGCCTTGTTCCGCCCCACCACAATCACCTCCTGGACCAGGCCGGTTATGAATGGCAGGACGCGTGGGCTCGCGACCACGACCTTGAAATCCGGAACTTGAGCGATGCGGTCCGTGCCCGGACCGGATCTTTCGAGCCCCTGCGCTTGTTCAGCGTGGACTCGGAAACAACGCAGGACATTGACGACGCCTTTGCTCTGGAGCGCACCGCCGACGGAGGATTTCACCTGACCCTGGCCATTGCCTGCCCGGCTCTGGAATGGCCATGGGGATCGGAACTGGATGCAGCCATTGCCCAGCGCGCGTCCAGCCTCTACCTTCCTGAAGGTGTCTGCCACATGCTTCCCGAAGAGCTGGGCATCGGCCTGTTCAGCCTGCGGGAAAACGAACCCCGCCCTGCCCTGCTTCTGGAATTCGAGCTGGATTCAGAGGCCCGGGTCAAATCACTGCAACCCCGTATGGGCTGGGTTCAGGTTTGGTCCAATACCCATTATGATCAGGTGGAACAGGATATCCTGGAGGGGCGTGAACCCTTTGCCGCGGCCCACGTTCTGGCGGCCATGCTCCGCGACCGCCGAATCCGCCAGGGCGCCGTGGTCTTTGATCAGCCGGATCCACAATTGAAGCTGACAGGAGAGGACGCCAACCTGCAGGTGCTCCTGGAGTCGAAAGATCCCGCTCACAAAGCCCAGCTTTTGGTCAGCGAATTCATGGTCCTGGCCAATGCCGAACTGGCCCGATGGGCTTGCGCCAATGATCTGCCGCTCCTTTTTCGAACCCAGAACGTGGCCTTGCCGCCGGGAACGGGTGGACATTATACACGACCCGAGGACATGTACCGGATGGCCCGCATGCTGGCCAACGCAACACTGCAGACCAAGCCGGTGCTGCATGCCAGCCTGGGCGTCCAGGCCTATGCCTCGGTCACCTCGCCGCTGCGCCGATATGTGGATTTTTTGAATCTTGGACAAGTCGCAGCGTGGCTGCAAAGCGGATCCGGCAGATTGGGCAAGGCGGACCTTGAAGCCGGCCTGCCCATGTGGCGATCGCGTCTCGAGGCCGTCGGCCGGGTGCAACGCTACCGGATGCGCTACTGGAAGCTGGAATATTTGCGCCTCCAGGGACCGCAAAAATTTTGGTCCGCTGTTCTGGTGGACGAAACACCGACTCAGGCAGTATTCTCCCTGCCCGCGGAACAGGTGATGGTTCGTGCCCCGAAACGACTGTTGGGAGACAAATTTTGCATTGGAGGGAGCTACCTGCTGCGACTGAGCAGAGTTGATCCATTGCTCAATGAGATAAAAGTGGTGGAAGTCATAGAAGATCAATCAATTGAAAAGGAGTAG
- the plsY gene encoding glycerol-3-phosphate 1-O-acyltransferase PlsY — protein sequence MFTILWLGMSYVVGAIPFGLLLTKMRGLPDPRKHGSRNMGATNVARVCGTGCGVATLLLDMLKGFFPVAVAVSFSNSWFFITLTALAVLLGHMYSVFLSGKGGKGAATTVGLYLGLAFWPTFLGLLVCLTVIKLGGFVSLGSLTLVTLMPILLLLTGMYNFLPLSLLVMILVYARHKDNIQRLAKGEEQPWRCCA from the coding sequence ATGTTTACGATTCTCTGGTTGGGCATGAGCTACGTGGTTGGGGCCATCCCGTTCGGCTTGCTGTTGACCAAAATGCGGGGCCTCCCCGATCCGCGCAAGCATGGCAGCCGCAACATGGGCGCCACGAATGTGGCTCGCGTCTGCGGCACAGGGTGCGGCGTCGCGACACTGTTGCTGGACATGCTCAAAGGATTTTTTCCGGTTGCCGTGGCGGTCTCCTTCAGCAACTCCTGGTTCTTCATTACCCTCACAGCCCTGGCCGTGCTTCTGGGCCATATGTATTCCGTCTTTCTGAGTGGAAAAGGAGGAAAAGGAGCGGCCACCACCGTCGGTCTGTACCTGGGGTTGGCCTTTTGGCCCACGTTTCTCGGCCTCCTCGTCTGCCTGACCGTGATCAAGCTGGGCGGATTCGTCTCCCTCGGTTCCCTGACCCTGGTCACCTTGATGCCCATTTTGCTGCTCCTCACCGGTATGTATAATTTTCTTCCGTTGTCCCTGCTCGTCATGATCCTGGTCTATGCCCGACACAAGGACAACATTCAGCGCCTGGCCAAGGGGGAAGAACAACCCTGGAGATGTTGCGCATAG